In one Leptospira biflexa serovar Patoc strain 'Patoc 1 (Paris)' genomic region, the following are encoded:
- the recD gene encoding exodeoxyribonuclease V subunit alpha, producing MKVIDEKIQSFLNSLYKLFPDWDTSLKDTIASLLVQSQSGDLYLPITDDTTIDKMKDYFPFVIERTGKENRLYLQKSHSEKRNFESLLFTFLNHKTNQTKNTTITADQIKTIISGLETESKIKLAEEQRETIQDVITSNFRVISGGPGTGKTTVVSFILMAFDRLKLLPSMERIALVAPTGRASQRLTESIQRNLEKFQADPSLTSNFRGQTIHNLLKINPTTNQAKFGEKRYLPYDFIIMDETSMVDLKLMNLFFSAIHFDTHIILLGDPNQLPSVGQGEVLTDLITTLKNKKEFLSELNSNHRFSNDSEFSVFAEIVKQSFDTNSNTKPFPLPKMITKSDLNLKHDFVWIQGDKKTKSTNGNHPEIHDWNIESMVPFLWETFYLHTANKTSKFHWEPNALKDPKNKFIFESIVNEYRCLTILRNGYFGIEAIQGQILRYAKKQLTNPKNEFHLKYRQLSKSFYFEGMPIIIQSNDPMRKLFNGDIGLVVSIHSELRAVFPIEDRLYSFALDTLPDHEPAFFLTIHKSQGSEYKSILLYLPPMNVLDVDSENNLSILNRRILYTAITRAKERVILLGDFQTWEFGLQSFRKRYTGIHIP from the coding sequence ATGAAAGTGATCGATGAAAAAATCCAATCGTTTCTAAATTCGTTATACAAACTTTTCCCAGATTGGGATACGTCGCTAAAAGATACGATTGCCAGTTTACTTGTCCAATCACAAAGCGGAGATTTGTATCTTCCCATAACAGATGACACAACAATCGATAAAATGAAAGATTATTTCCCGTTTGTGATTGAAAGAACAGGAAAAGAAAACCGATTGTATCTGCAAAAAAGTCATTCCGAAAAAAGGAATTTCGAATCTCTACTCTTCACATTCTTAAACCACAAAACAAACCAAACAAAGAATACAACGATCACCGCAGATCAAATCAAAACGATTATAAGTGGTTTAGAAACAGAATCAAAAATCAAACTGGCAGAAGAACAAAGGGAAACGATTCAAGATGTGATCACATCCAATTTCCGTGTGATCTCTGGTGGCCCAGGGACAGGAAAAACTACGGTTGTATCCTTTATCTTAATGGCATTCGATCGATTGAAGTTACTACCTTCGATGGAAAGGATTGCCCTCGTCGCGCCAACAGGAAGAGCTTCGCAAAGATTAACAGAATCCATCCAAAGGAATTTGGAAAAGTTTCAAGCGGATCCTTCTCTGACTTCCAATTTCCGTGGACAAACCATTCACAATTTATTAAAAATCAACCCAACAACCAACCAAGCCAAATTTGGAGAAAAACGTTATCTACCCTATGATTTCATCATCATGGATGAAACCTCGATGGTTGATTTAAAATTAATGAATTTATTTTTTTCGGCGATCCATTTCGATACTCATATCATTCTCCTCGGTGACCCAAACCAACTTCCTTCCGTTGGGCAAGGTGAAGTATTAACGGATCTCATCACCACGTTAAAAAATAAAAAAGAATTTTTATCGGAACTTAACAGTAACCATCGTTTTTCGAATGATTCTGAATTCAGTGTTTTTGCTGAGATCGTAAAACAATCCTTTGATACGAATAGCAATACAAAACCATTTCCACTACCAAAGATGATCACAAAATCGGATTTGAATTTGAAACATGATTTTGTTTGGATCCAAGGTGACAAAAAAACAAAGTCAACCAATGGAAACCATCCTGAGATACACGATTGGAACATAGAAAGTATGGTTCCCTTTTTATGGGAAACATTCTATTTGCACACTGCCAATAAGACCTCAAAATTCCATTGGGAACCAAATGCACTGAAAGATCCAAAAAACAAATTCATTTTTGAGTCGATCGTGAATGAGTATCGATGTTTGACGATTCTAAGAAATGGATACTTTGGAATCGAAGCCATCCAAGGCCAAATCTTACGTTATGCGAAAAAACAATTAACCAATCCAAAAAACGAATTCCATCTCAAATACCGACAGTTATCCAAGTCTTTTTACTTTGAAGGGATGCCCATTATCATCCAATCGAATGACCCAATGAGAAAATTGTTTAATGGTGACATTGGTTTAGTTGTTTCGATCCATTCAGAGTTAAGAGCAGTTTTCCCCATTGAAGATCGATTGTATTCCTTTGCCTTAGACACACTCCCTGATCACGAACCCGCTTTTTTTCTCACCATTCACAAAAGCCAAGGTTCCGAATACAAATCGATCCTACTCTATCTTCCTC
- a CDS encoding UvrD-helicase domain-containing protein has translation MDHPLVNHPNFIEASAGTGKTHLIMQMLGDVMTHDVTNHTKENRLLQFLVLTFTEKAAGELKARLKLKILELYENGKHPEYYHYLRDLDQVTISTIHGFCNMVLTEYPVETQNNPNVKLTSNEELIRKTFYDLKRSQWEGRDKESLANDILISNLKKKEDLVISSTSKLLADTKDYVFPEFVSLEECIHNANKSNLLGELITICEAFKGPTGEAIAAQGAKGSIPKWMENWSSLESFAKAIRNEDTKYIAKELKRISKLSRSLGKEGKASGFDYFLLEGSTTIAKNLDAASVVLQGKIKSVVLSLKEIFPLGQLDYDGSIFLQNTVHELTSKTKSIIENGEYLTYDQMILKVYDVIVRNPNQILIQSLRERFQVCILDEFQDTDKNQYQIFKTLFLDKDTKSRMLFCIGDPKQSIYGFRGADIGIYLEASRDFEGSKSTLETNYRSTKELIHGLNTIFHDETKEWGETHFFPIEEPGSSKENYLYKKVSSPDIDTIKYKYVNPEESAIHIFDFEERFPNVNKSRNIWAETIRNEIKRIQNKETSLLYNKKGEREIQEIKLKDIAILCGNKKETELVEFYLTKAGIPCSIYKQRGIYQSREADQIENLLECLQSSNSSQSYKKILFSDIFCIHPHEIQKFDEHSIDSYEKSLIDKWQRLIKENRYASFFRSVMDETKLFWLEGNHTLEWERKRTNFRQIFQKLLEVQLKSNCGLLELLASLRELKQKKQSPEEEPLFDRETEEDSVQILTIHASKGLEWPVVFLFYFGNRGTNLTNTEYPIEIETPEGKKRKWILDLWDLNPEKEDEENHFLNEQKRLLYVALTRPNLRLYLPKLNWGRSKKEDSLPNSGYSQILYQELIRIQTLQNQNPFLESSFVFRNPNEFSESQTINLQTSSVTQTKKPSFPILYPSEIKIGRVLLQHSYTSLQANEKNLNVSQEEKKKELEETPDVEVSTTFELPSSAKVGNFLHKILELCDFSTFQLEVDAILESPSWKWAYQKSFLRYPLEIEGKDAKIEHTVATLLKHAMTAKIKLATGNSFSLSELKEEEKSAELKFHLFLQNLLKESGASLTDGFEHYLKGAIDLVFVKDQKFYIVDYKSNLLPNNDYSSEAVANAVRDKGYLFQKSVYSFILFEYLKSLFGPDIALEKFGGVYYLFLRGMLGDNQTGIYSDLKHSDSVWTIEQFEGIKKEVMAYIRSASDQLEKVYS, from the coding sequence ATGGACCATCCTTTAGTCAACCATCCCAATTTTATCGAAGCTTCCGCTGGAACCGGGAAAACACATCTAATCATGCAAATGTTAGGTGATGTGATGACCCATGATGTAACAAATCATACCAAAGAGAATCGACTGCTTCAATTTTTAGTGCTTACCTTTACAGAAAAAGCCGCAGGCGAATTAAAAGCCCGGTTAAAATTAAAAATCTTAGAATTATATGAGAACGGAAAACACCCCGAATACTACCATTACCTCCGCGATTTAGACCAAGTCACCATCTCGACCATCCACGGTTTTTGTAATATGGTGTTAACGGAATACCCAGTCGAAACCCAAAACAATCCCAATGTAAAATTAACATCGAATGAAGAATTGATTCGAAAGACCTTTTATGATCTGAAAAGAAGCCAATGGGAAGGGAGAGACAAGGAATCACTTGCAAACGATATTCTTATCTCCAATTTAAAGAAAAAGGAAGACCTCGTTATAAGTTCCACTTCGAAACTCCTTGCTGATACAAAGGACTATGTATTTCCGGAGTTTGTATCCTTAGAGGAATGCATTCACAACGCAAACAAAAGTAATCTCTTAGGAGAACTCATAACCATCTGCGAAGCTTTCAAAGGACCAACCGGTGAAGCGATTGCCGCTCAAGGAGCTAAAGGTAGTATCCCGAAATGGATGGAAAATTGGTCATCACTCGAGTCATTTGCAAAAGCGATCCGAAACGAAGATACAAAATATATAGCAAAAGAATTGAAACGAATTTCGAAATTAAGCCGTTCCCTTGGAAAAGAAGGCAAAGCCAGTGGATTCGATTATTTCCTTTTGGAAGGGAGTACTACCATTGCAAAAAATTTAGATGCAGCATCCGTTGTGTTACAAGGAAAAATAAAATCTGTTGTTTTATCGCTAAAAGAAATCTTCCCTCTTGGCCAATTGGATTATGATGGATCCATCTTTTTGCAAAATACAGTGCACGAACTCACTTCGAAAACAAAATCCATCATCGAAAATGGCGAATACCTGACTTATGATCAAATGATCTTAAAGGTATATGATGTCATTGTTCGTAATCCCAACCAAATATTAATTCAATCGTTACGAGAACGATTCCAAGTTTGTATCCTGGATGAATTCCAAGACACGGACAAAAACCAATACCAAATCTTTAAAACTTTATTTTTAGACAAAGATACAAAGTCCAGAATGCTCTTTTGTATTGGAGATCCAAAACAAAGTATCTATGGATTTCGCGGAGCTGATATTGGAATTTATCTGGAAGCATCTCGTGACTTCGAAGGATCAAAATCCACCTTAGAAACCAACTATAGGTCCACAAAAGAATTAATCCATGGACTCAATACCATTTTCCACGATGAAACAAAAGAATGGGGTGAAACTCATTTTTTTCCCATCGAAGAACCAGGCTCTAGTAAAGAAAACTATTTATATAAGAAAGTATCATCACCTGACATCGATACCATCAAGTACAAGTATGTGAATCCTGAGGAATCAGCGATTCATATTTTTGATTTCGAAGAACGGTTTCCGAATGTAAACAAATCCAGAAATATTTGGGCTGAAACAATTCGAAATGAAATCAAACGAATCCAAAACAAGGAAACAAGTCTTCTATACAATAAAAAAGGCGAACGCGAAATCCAAGAGATCAAGTTAAAGGACATTGCCATCCTTTGTGGGAATAAAAAAGAAACAGAACTTGTTGAATTTTATCTAACAAAAGCGGGAATCCCCTGTTCCATTTACAAACAAAGAGGGATTTACCAATCCAGAGAAGCAGATCAAATTGAAAATCTATTGGAATGTTTACAAAGTTCCAACTCCTCACAAAGTTATAAAAAAATCCTATTCTCTGATATATTCTGCATCCACCCTCATGAAATCCAAAAGTTTGATGAACACTCCATTGACTCCTATGAAAAATCTCTCATCGACAAATGGCAGAGACTTATCAAAGAAAATCGATACGCAAGTTTCTTTCGTTCTGTGATGGACGAAACCAAACTCTTTTGGTTGGAAGGGAATCATACACTGGAATGGGAACGAAAACGTACAAACTTCCGACAAATCTTTCAAAAATTATTAGAAGTACAACTGAAATCAAATTGTGGCTTGTTAGAGTTACTCGCGAGTTTGCGTGAGCTCAAACAAAAAAAACAATCTCCCGAAGAAGAGCCGTTATTTGATCGTGAAACAGAAGAAGATTCGGTGCAAATTTTAACCATCCATGCATCGAAAGGATTGGAATGGCCTGTCGTATTCTTATTTTATTTTGGCAATCGAGGGACCAATCTCACCAATACAGAATACCCAATTGAAATAGAAACGCCAGAAGGTAAAAAAAGAAAATGGATTCTTGACTTATGGGATTTGAATCCAGAAAAAGAAGACGAAGAAAACCATTTCCTGAATGAACAAAAACGTCTGTTATATGTTGCCCTGACAAGGCCCAATCTTAGGTTATACCTTCCCAAACTCAATTGGGGGAGGTCCAAAAAAGAAGATTCGCTTCCGAATTCTGGTTATAGCCAAATCCTCTACCAAGAATTAATTCGAATTCAAACCCTTCAAAATCAAAATCCTTTTCTTGAGTCGTCTTTTGTATTCCGAAATCCCAATGAATTTTCAGAATCACAAACAATAAACCTTCAAACATCAAGTGTCACCCAAACGAAAAAACCATCTTTCCCGATTCTCTACCCTTCCGAAATCAAAATTGGTCGAGTGCTCTTGCAACATAGTTATACAAGTTTGCAAGCCAATGAAAAAAACTTAAATGTTTCCCAAGAGGAAAAGAAAAAAGAATTAGAAGAAACTCCTGATGTAGAAGTAAGCACAACGTTCGAATTGCCCTCGAGTGCGAAGGTCGGAAACTTTTTACATAAAATTCTTGAATTATGTGATTTTTCTACCTTCCAATTGGAAGTGGATGCCATCCTCGAGAGTCCTTCCTGGAAGTGGGCGTACCAAAAATCTTTCTTACGATATCCATTGGAAATCGAAGGTAAGGATGCAAAAATAGAGCATACAGTGGCTACTTTATTGAAACATGCAATGACAGCAAAGATCAAGCTTGCGACAGGCAACTCCTTCTCTCTCAGTGAATTAAAGGAAGAAGAAAAATCCGCAGAATTGAAATTCCATTTGTTCTTACAGAACTTACTGAAAGAAAGTGGTGCCTCCTTAACAGATGGGTTCGAACACTACTTAAAAGGCGCCATCGATTTGGTTTTTGTAAAAGATCAAAAATTCTATATTGTCGATTATAAATCCAATTTGTTACCAAACAACGATTATAGTAGTGAAGCAGTCGCAAATGCAGTCCGAGACAAAGGTTATCTCTTCCAAAAGTCTGTGTATTCGTTTATTTTATTTGAATACCTAAAGTCTCTTTTTGGACCCGATATAGCCTTAGAGAAGTTTGGTGGAGTGTATTATTTATTCTTAAGAGGAATGTTAGGTGACAACCAAACAGGCATCTACTCTGATTTAAAACATTCTGATTCCGTATGGACGATCGAACAGTTTGAAGGAATCAAAAAAGAAGTGATGGCCTATATCCGGAGTGCCTCTGACCAATTGGAAAAGGTATATTCATGA